A region of Ornithodoros turicata isolate Travis chromosome 5, ASM3712646v1, whole genome shotgun sequence DNA encodes the following proteins:
- the LOC135394655 gene encoding uncharacterized protein LOC135394655 — MSAASERGRGRGSGRHRVAYASDQQRSAGDDAASLQHQQIGPGRRRRRAHRGRAQNQPSSPSASNTTLLSSYQRAQQGGGPAPSILDATVEQTQVQGSACRDLLHRNQEEDIEGNGGSGASKRETSAGAIPKTVPSRGLEASTLGQDTLEPGRLNSTERTTLLLPTYEQLILRTADSDGIGMHSGPLRAFNEHLRSCLTGATASIGFFHLKKQRLVPGRGLGWALEPQPQVSSGRVILLKDTEKRQIYYGEVVRHNKEVLAVLYNSQLATNCDSKLEVADAGMSAPFFWALTTAHSEQPLRAHFDILSGYTAAVPASSIFSHQTPLRFESLGHSGRHWPDDVSTLDKRQYGALRSAITNAITTVHAPSGSGATRLASCIVRMLLDNSPVWYGKKQPALVVTEDFSPFNACIPDSQVFTLDQHLVMVMETATATPDVVHAKRQLDEALARVGNIASVLVASELRVLHQDELKDFTRSFSHKLGQERNYVREWLFYGMNSEEVEHVANAEAMNYDAECKRYRDVLKHDENFNRKFGKRVVQGRMELQRGKQGHFLQNVYMKNIYVWQKLSTTQNECLPDLVHVKNIYSLDIFDKWILYNLWVSRFRRNHHRQLCIAQEQVTCESQVYNRLSKESTTTQVVGKPVVVVSPQAAIEHRFLLQALCPRILMVLGAQRVGDFLLPGIMFPSIEQVVLIGNNFDAAQVNGSLWHRVHHGGGTTGHYELNMQYVLPQNICTVLSACTGESMVSRITTDFSLRGVKEYIRFFNIKQRDTALLMLVQLAAHFVSHGYGNSSLAVLTLDSSRDTVHHVQSVLDAKGVDIRAASIRSWYPRCAVIILIYASAKSSGKMFAAAISRSLCAVYAFGDVPPEDEEFQNIVNESRHISLGPLTLECIRHPGKPVFMSSPRDFATKSKDNGSCRERCGKPLRCGHTCPNKCHAGAHTERCKEQVSVTLSCGHSRMARCSDAPLYSAARPFQHQNKHLRHRPCNVMVRTSLPDCEHYVKFPCSSASTDRLNYQCRELGATLDCGHKAEVVCCMRKKFRCQQMVEKRMPCGHLVRRVCSSSDLSCKECVKRKPGQLWVDCNTDIRGALRSAVAQNGTCRERCGKKLRCGHTCPNRCHTGAHIQRCEEVVSVTLSCGHSRMVCCSDATLYAVFDPLRRLNRSLRLPPCNVMVRATLPNCEHHAEFPCFSKDRDRLTYRCIERVSTVSCGHSASILCHEQKRFLCQQRVIKTLPCGHRVTRTCCDTSMCTLKVEKELPCGHTVVLECWMATSNYWKSKSCNVRVRTKLPDCEHYVKFPCSSASTDRHYYQCRELGATLGCGHKAEVVCYMRRTFRCQQMVEERMPCGHLVRRVCSSRDSPCTERVERTHACGYSPWVDRSRDIDTLYSVVVEERLECGHTASRMCSDSSSCQMRCSNVVAKCGHRCSLRCAHNQVHALHKCKRCNYTCLIS, encoded by the coding sequence ATGTCTGCTGCCAGCGAACGTGGCCGTGGTCGCGGCAGTGGCAGACATAGGGTGGCATACGCCTCTGATCAGCAACGCTCTGCCGGGGATGATGCAGCATCACTTCAGCACCAGCAAATCGGGCCAGGACGACGGAGGAGACGGGCGCACAGAGGCCGAGCTCAAAACCAACCTAGTAGTCCTTCTGCTTCCAATACCACATTGCTCTCCAGCTATCAACGTGCTCAGCAAGGAGGTGGCCCTGCACCGTCCATCCTAGATGCCACAGTTGAACAGACTCAAGTGCAAGGATCGGCCTGCCGGGACCTTCTTCATCGAAACCAAGAAGAGGATATTGAAGGAAATGGAGGTTCAGGAGCAAGTAAGAGGGAGACCTCTGCAGGTGCAATACCAAAAACCGTTCCCTCACGGGGATTGGAAGCATCAACTTTGGGACAAGACACTCTGGAGCCTGGAAGACTGAACAGCACTGAACGAACAACTCTCCTTCTGCCTACCTACGAGCAACTAATTCTCCGTACTGCAGACTCCGATGGCATAGGTATGCACAGCGGGCCATTGAGAGCATTTAATGAACATCTGAGGTCGTGCCTCACTGGAGCCACAGCATCCATCGGTTTCTTCCACTTGAAAAAGCAGAGGCTCGTACCAGGCCGCGGCCTTGGCTGGGCACTAGAACCGCAGCCGCAGGTCTCCAGTGGGAGAGTAATACTCTTAAAAGACACCGAAAAGAGGCAGATCTATTACGGGGAAGTGGTCAGGCACAACAAGGAAGTGCTCGCTGTCTTGTATAATTCTCAGCTTGCCACGAACTGTGACAGTAAGTTGGAGGTTGCAGATGCTGGGATGAGTGCTCCTTTTTTCTGGGCATTAACCACAGCCCATAGCGAGCAGCCTTTGAGAGCACACTTCGATATTTTGAGCGGGTACACAGCTGCTGTTCCGGCATCTTCAATATTTTCGCACCAGACACCACTCCGCTTTGAAAGCCTCGGACATTCGGGTCGTCACTGGCCAGACGATGTAAGTACACTGGACAAACGGCAGTACGGTGCCCTACGTTCTGCCATTACGAACGCCATAACCACGGTGCATGCACCATCAGGAAGTGGGGCGACTCGTCTTGCATCCTGCATTGTGAGAATGCTTTTAGACAACTCGCCTGTCTGGTACGGAAAAAAGCAGCCTGCATTGGTTGTCACAGAAGACTTCTCTCCCTTCAATGCTTGCATACCTGACTCACAAGTCTTCACGCTTGATCAACATCTTGTTATGGTTATGGAAACCGCAACGGCTACTCCCGATGTTGTTCATGCGAAACGTCAACTTGATGAAGCTCTCGCAAGAGTTGGCAACATTGCGTCTGTCCTTGTGGCCTCGGAACTTCGCGTCCTGCATCAGGATGAATTGAAGGACTTCACAAGATCATTTTCTCACAAGTTGGGGCAAGAGAGAAATTATGTACGGGAGTGGCTCTTTTATGGGATGAATTCCGAAGAAGTCGAGCATGTTGCTAATGCTGAAGCGATGAATTACGATGCAGAATGTAAACGCTACCGGGACGTTTTGAAACATGATGAAAACTTCAACAGGAAGTTTGGGAAACGGGTGGTCCAAGGCAGAATGGAGTTGCAGCGAGGGAAGCAAGGGCACTTCCTGCAGAATGTGTACATGAAAAACATTTACGTATGGCAGAAGCTTTCCACCACTCAAAATGAGTGTCTTCCTGATTTGGTGCACGTCAAGAATATCTACTCCCTTGACATTTTTGACAAGTGGATTCTGTACAACTTGTGGGTATCACGTTTCAGAAGGAATCACCATCGTCAACTGTGCATAGCACAAGAGCAAGTCACCTGCGAAAGTCAAGTGTACAACAGGCTTTCAAAAGAATCCACCACAACTCAAGTCGTTGGCAAGCCAGTTGTTGTGGTAAGCCCCCAAGCTGCTATTGAACACAGATTTTTACTACAGGCACTCTGCCCACGGATTCTGATGGTACTTGGAGCCCAACGAGTTGGAGACTTTCTGCTCCCAGGTATCATGTTTCCTAGCATCGAGCAAGTAGTGCTCATTGGAAACAACTTTGACGCAGCACAAGTGAATGGCTCTTTGTGGCACCGGGTTCATCATGGCGGTGGTACTACTGGCCACTATGAGCTGAACATGCAGTATGTATTGCCACAGAACATCTGCACAGTATTAAGTGCATGCACTGGTGAAAGCATGGTATCACGGATTACTACAGATTTCTCTTTAAGGGGTGTGAAGGAATACATAAGGTTCTTCAACATAAAGCAAAGGGACACAGCCTTGTTAATGCTCGTTCAGCTTGCAGCTCACTTTGTAAGTCATGGATATGGAAACAGTAGTCTTGCCGTTCTAACCCTGGACTCCAGCAGAGACACTGTGCATCATGTGCAATCAGTCCTGGATGCTAAGGGTGTCGACATTAGGGCCGCTTCCATCCGTTCATGGTACCCACGTTGTGCTGTGATAATTCTTATCTATGCTAGTGCAAAGTCTAGTGGGAAAATGTTTGCTGCTGCAATAAGTCGTAGTCTGTGCGCCGTTTATGCCTTCGGTGATGTCCCTCCCGAGGACGAAGAGTTCCAGAACATTGTGAACGAATCAAGGCACATCTCACTGGGTCCCCTGACCTTAGAATGCATCAGGCACCCAGGGAAGCCTGTCTTTATGTCAAGCCCTCGAGACTTTGCGACAAAGTCCAAGGACAACGGCAGCTGCAGAGAACGATGCGGCAAACCACTACGTTGTGGTCACACGTGTCCTAATAAATGCCACGCAGGAGCACACACTGAGCGATGCAAAGAACAAGTTAGTGTGACCCTCTCTTGCGGACACTCAAGAATGGCACGCTGCAGCGATGCGCCGCTGTACTCTGCTGCCCGCCCCTTCCAGCATCAAAATAAGCATCTACGCCATCGTCCATGTAACGTGATGGTTCGAACGTCTCTTCCGGACTGTGAACACTACGTGAAATTTCCCTGCTCGTCCGCATCAACAGATCGCCTGAATTACCAGTGCAGAGAACTTGGTGCCACACTTGACTGCGGCCACAAGGCAGAGGTTGTTTGCTGCATGAGAAAGAAGTTTCGGTGCCAACAAATGGTGGAGAAACGCATGCCCTGTGGGCATTTAGTTCGTCGGGTGTGCTCTTCGAGTGATTTGTCTTGCAAGGAATGTGTTAAGAGAAAACCTGGTCAATTGTGGGTGGATTGTAATACAGACATCAGAGGCGCCTTGCGCAGTGCAGTCGCACAGAATGGCACCTGCAGAGAGCGATGCGGCAAGAAACTACGTTGTGGTCACACATGTCCTAATAGATGCCACACGGGAGCACATATTCAGCGGTGCGAAGAAGTAGTTAGTGTCACCCTCTCTTGTGGACACTCAAGAATGGTGTGCTGCAGCGATGCAACATTGTACGCTGTTTTCGACCCCTTGCGGCGTCTAAACAGGAGCCTACGCCTTCCTCCATGTAATGTAATGGTTCGAGCGACTCTTCCAAACTGTGAACACCATGCAGAGTTCCCCTGCTTTTCAAAGGACAGGGATCGCTTGACTTACCGATGCATAGAGCGCGTGTCCACTGTAAGCTGTGGGCATTCAGCTTCCATCCTTTGTCACGAGCAGAAAAGATTTTTGTGTCAGCAGCGTGTTATCAAGACACTCCCTTGTGGCCATCGTGTTACCAGAACTTGTTGCGATACATCCATGTGTACATTGAAGGTAGAGAAAGAACTTCCCTGTGGCCACACCGTGGTGCTTGAGTGCTGGATGGCAACTTCCAACTACTGGAAATCAAAGTCCTGTAACGTAAGAGTGCGCACTAAGCTTCCAGACTGTGAACACTATGTGAAATTTCCCTGCTCGTCCGCATCAACAGATCGCCATTATTACCAGTGCAGAGAACTTGGTGCCACACTTGGCTGCGGCCACAAGGCAGAGGTTGTTTGCTACATGAGAAGGACGTTTCGCTGCCAACAAATGGTGGAGGAACGCATGCCCTGTGGGCATTTAGTTCGTCGGGTGTGTTCTTCGAGAGATTCGCCTTGCACGGAACGTGTTGAGAGAACACATGCTTGCGGTTACTCACCGTGGGTGGATCGTAGTAGAGACATAGACACCCTGTACAGTGTGGTTGTTGAGGAACGTCTAGAATGTGGCCATACTGCTTCTAGGATGTGCTCGGACAGCAGCAGTTGCCAGATGCGGTGTTCGAATGTTGTTGCAAAGTGCGGACACAGGTGCTCGTTGCGCTGTGCACACAATCAGGTACATGCACTACACAAATGCAAGAGATGCAATTACACATGTCTCATATCTTAA